The Musa acuminata AAA Group cultivar baxijiao chromosome BXJ1-3, Cavendish_Baxijiao_AAA, whole genome shotgun sequence genome window below encodes:
- the LOC103977294 gene encoding probable transcription factor KAN2 isoform X3, protein MELFSAHLDLSLQISPPNTTPSGWRKPDEKMELGFWRRTLDSTTTTNNNVTASAASSAAAFKLSSVNPGVTDSTTTSDDILHHPQPRHYLPLLPEGYHEDHISLKPIRGIPIYQHPPSFPLLSPHQLQPSQDLPRPRYLPTRFAARRTTRAPRMRWTTTLHARFVHAVELLGGHERATPKSVLELMDVKDLTLAHVKSHLQMYRTVKNTDRPAASSDGFANGSAEENSEENLVGVHNHHGSESSAAHHGANLWSSNSSRGSLYNNRKLSDSTTACMRSWKQETQPISSEMFTEINSSCPNDPNLEISLGRYH, encoded by the exons GCCAGATGAGAAGATGGAATTAGGGTTCTGGAGGAGAACCTTGGACTCCACCACCACAACCAACAACAACGTCACCGCATCCGCAGCCAGCTCTGCCGCCGCCTTCAAGCTCTCGTCGGTGAACCCGGGTGTCACGGACTCCACGACCACAAGCGATGACATCTTACACCACCCCCAACCCCGCCACTACCTCCCCCTACTTCCCGAGGGGTATCACGAAGATCACATCTCGCTGAAGCCCATACGAGGCATCCCAATCTACCAACACCCACCTTCCTTTCCTCTACTCTCCCCTCACCAGCTGCAGCCCAGCCAAGACTTGCCGAGACCAAGGTATTTGCCGACGAGGTTCGCCGCCAGAAGGACGACGAGAGCGCCGAGGATGCGGTGGACTACCACACTCCATGCCCGCTTCGTCCATGCCGTAGAGCTGTTGGGAGGCCATGAGA GGGCTACGCCCAAGTCTGTTCTAGAGCTCATGGATGTCAAAGATCTTACCTTGGCGCATGTCAAATCTCACTTGCAG ATGTATCGGACTGTGAAGAACACCGATAGACCGGCAGCTTCATCAG ATGGGTTTGCAAATGGTTCTGCCGAGGAGAATTCCGAAGAAAACCTGGTAGGCGTTCACAATCACCATGGATCAGAATCATCAGCCGCGCATCATGGAGCCAATCTATGGAGCAGCAATTCCTCAAG GGGAAGCTTGTATAATAATCGCAAACTAAGTGATTCCACTACAGCTTGCATGCGGTCCTGGAAG CAGGAGACGCAaccgataagctctgaaatgtttacgGAAATTAACTCATCATGCCCAAACGATCCAAatctcgagatctcattgggcagATATCATTGA
- the LOC103977294 gene encoding probable transcription factor KAN2 isoform X2, with protein sequence MELFSAHLDLSLQISPPNTTPSGWRKPDEKMELGFWRRTLDSTTTTNNNVTASAASSAAAFKLSSVNPGVTDSTTTSDDILHHPQPRHYLPLLPEGYHEDHISLKPIRGIPIYQHPPSFPLLSPHQLQPSQDLPRPRYLPTRFAARRTTRAPRMRWTTTLHARFVHAVELLGGHERATPKSVLELMDVKDLTLAHVKSHLQMYRTVKNTDRPAASSGQSDGFANGSAEENSEENLVGVHNHHGSESSAAHHGANLWSSNSSRGSLYNNRKLSDSTTACMRSWKETQPISSEMFTEINSSCPNDPNLEISLGRYH encoded by the exons GCCAGATGAGAAGATGGAATTAGGGTTCTGGAGGAGAACCTTGGACTCCACCACCACAACCAACAACAACGTCACCGCATCCGCAGCCAGCTCTGCCGCCGCCTTCAAGCTCTCGTCGGTGAACCCGGGTGTCACGGACTCCACGACCACAAGCGATGACATCTTACACCACCCCCAACCCCGCCACTACCTCCCCCTACTTCCCGAGGGGTATCACGAAGATCACATCTCGCTGAAGCCCATACGAGGCATCCCAATCTACCAACACCCACCTTCCTTTCCTCTACTCTCCCCTCACCAGCTGCAGCCCAGCCAAGACTTGCCGAGACCAAGGTATTTGCCGACGAGGTTCGCCGCCAGAAGGACGACGAGAGCGCCGAGGATGCGGTGGACTACCACACTCCATGCCCGCTTCGTCCATGCCGTAGAGCTGTTGGGAGGCCATGAGA GGGCTACGCCCAAGTCTGTTCTAGAGCTCATGGATGTCAAAGATCTTACCTTGGCGCATGTCAAATCTCACTTGCAG ATGTATCGGACTGTGAAGAACACCGATAGACCGGCAGCTTCATCAG GCCAATCAGATGGGTTTGCAAATGGTTCTGCCGAGGAGAATTCCGAAGAAAACCTGGTAGGCGTTCACAATCACCATGGATCAGAATCATCAGCCGCGCATCATGGAGCCAATCTATGGAGCAGCAATTCCTCAAG GGGAAGCTTGTATAATAATCGCAAACTAAGTGATTCCACTACAGCTTGCATGCGGTCCTGGAAG GAGACGCAaccgataagctctgaaatgtttacgGAAATTAACTCATCATGCCCAAACGATCCAAatctcgagatctcattgggcagATATCATTGA
- the LOC103977294 gene encoding probable transcription factor KAN2 isoform X1 gives MELFSAHLDLSLQISPPNTTPSGWRKPDEKMELGFWRRTLDSTTTTNNNVTASAASSAAAFKLSSVNPGVTDSTTTSDDILHHPQPRHYLPLLPEGYHEDHISLKPIRGIPIYQHPPSFPLLSPHQLQPSQDLPRPRYLPTRFAARRTTRAPRMRWTTTLHARFVHAVELLGGHERATPKSVLELMDVKDLTLAHVKSHLQMYRTVKNTDRPAASSGQSDGFANGSAEENSEENLVGVHNHHGSESSAAHHGANLWSSNSSRGSLYNNRKLSDSTTACMRSWKQETQPISSEMFTEINSSCPNDPNLEISLGRYH, from the exons GCCAGATGAGAAGATGGAATTAGGGTTCTGGAGGAGAACCTTGGACTCCACCACCACAACCAACAACAACGTCACCGCATCCGCAGCCAGCTCTGCCGCCGCCTTCAAGCTCTCGTCGGTGAACCCGGGTGTCACGGACTCCACGACCACAAGCGATGACATCTTACACCACCCCCAACCCCGCCACTACCTCCCCCTACTTCCCGAGGGGTATCACGAAGATCACATCTCGCTGAAGCCCATACGAGGCATCCCAATCTACCAACACCCACCTTCCTTTCCTCTACTCTCCCCTCACCAGCTGCAGCCCAGCCAAGACTTGCCGAGACCAAGGTATTTGCCGACGAGGTTCGCCGCCAGAAGGACGACGAGAGCGCCGAGGATGCGGTGGACTACCACACTCCATGCCCGCTTCGTCCATGCCGTAGAGCTGTTGGGAGGCCATGAGA GGGCTACGCCCAAGTCTGTTCTAGAGCTCATGGATGTCAAAGATCTTACCTTGGCGCATGTCAAATCTCACTTGCAG ATGTATCGGACTGTGAAGAACACCGATAGACCGGCAGCTTCATCAG GCCAATCAGATGGGTTTGCAAATGGTTCTGCCGAGGAGAATTCCGAAGAAAACCTGGTAGGCGTTCACAATCACCATGGATCAGAATCATCAGCCGCGCATCATGGAGCCAATCTATGGAGCAGCAATTCCTCAAG GGGAAGCTTGTATAATAATCGCAAACTAAGTGATTCCACTACAGCTTGCATGCGGTCCTGGAAG CAGGAGACGCAaccgataagctctgaaatgtttacgGAAATTAACTCATCATGCCCAAACGATCCAAatctcgagatctcattgggcagATATCATTGA
- the LOC135614379 gene encoding uncharacterized protein LOC135614379, producing MSAASASAVAAATSPINHTLRVTSVPPPSATPHLFAAQKSAFHGSSLLEHKRNCSSAGMKSNGAFGGRRGLVVRAKTAGASKNIEVDVDKPLGLTLGQKPGGGVVITAVDSGGNAAKAGLKAGDQVLYTSSFFGDELWPADKLGFTKTAIQAKPDSVYFVVSRGADVDVKRLTKRPAPPRFGRTLTESQKARATHICLDCGFIYFLPKPFDEQPDTYICPQCNAPKKRFVRYDVETGKPIGGGLPPIGVLVGLAVGVAAVGALLVYGLQ from the exons ATGTCAGCAGCTTCTGCCTCAGCTGTTGCTGCTGCTACCTCCCCAATCAACCACACTCTCAGAGTCACATCGGTTCCACCTCCCTCCGCCACTCCACACCTCTTCGCTGCACAG AAATCTGCTTTCCATGGCTCCTCGTTGTTGGAGCATAAGCGCAACTGCTCCTCGGCCGGGATGAAGAGTAACGGGGCTTTTGGAGGCAGACGAGGGCTTGTGGTTAGGGCAAAAACAGCGGGGGCATCCAAGAACATAGAGGTAGACGTCGACAAGCCCTTGGGGCTCACCTTGGGCCAGAAACCAGGCGGTGGAGTCGTCATTACT GCGGTGGATTCTGGTGGAAATGCAGCAAAAGCAGGACTAAAAGCCGGCGATCAAGTCTTGTACACAAGCAGCTTTTTCGGCGATGAACTGTGGCCTGCTGACAAACTGGGATTTACTAAAACCGCAATCCAAGCAAAGCCAGACTCTGTTTATTTTGTAGTAAGCAG GGGCGCAGACGTAGACGTAAAACGATTAACTAAGAGGCCAGCTCCTCCTCGCTTTGGTCGAACCTTGACAGAATCACAAAAG GCTAGAGCGACTCACATATGCCTTGACTGTGGCTTTATATACTTTCTACCGAAGCCTTTCGACGAGCAG CCTGATACCTACATTTGCCCGCAATGCAATGCACCGAAGAAGCGGTTCGTGCGGTACGATGTGGAGACCGGAAAACCTATCGGCGGCGGACTGCCACCCATTGGGGTGCTTGTTGGCCTAGCTGTTGGGGTCGCTGCAGTTGGCGCGCTGCTGGTCTATGGTCTTCAGTGA